The Vigna unguiculata cultivar IT97K-499-35 chromosome 6, ASM411807v1, whole genome shotgun sequence genome contains a region encoding:
- the LOC114188728 gene encoding transcription factor ILR3-like isoform X1: MSNSDWVLDYDYLDNISFPTLHPPNFSWSSSSPPPTFSAEVDDPLGISDGFKENGSKKRLRSPGSKACKEKMRRDRLNDRFLELGSILDPARPLKMEKAVILSDAVRTVSQLREEAQKLQESIKNLQGKINELKAEKNELREEKQQLKTEKDNLEQKIEAFNSKPSFLSAVPAPGQVVGRKLVPFMGYPGVAMWQFLPPSAVDTSQDHVLRPPVA; encoded by the exons ATGAGTAACAGTGATTGGGTGTTGGATTATGATTATCTAGACAACATTTCTTTCCCCACTCTTCACCCACCCAATTTCTCTTGGTCTTCTTCCTCTCCTCCTCCCACCTTCAG TGCGGAGGTAGATGACCCATTGGGAATTTCGGATGGTTTCAAGGAAAACGGGTCAAAGAAACG TTTGAGGTCACCAGGTTCCAAAGCATGTAAAGAGAAAATGAGAAGGGATAGACTCAATGACAG GTTTTTGGAACTGGGGTCTATCCTGGACCCTGCAAGGCCTCTCAAAATGGAAAAGGCTGTTATATTAAGTGATGCAGTTCGAACGGTGTCTCAGTTACGAGAGGAAGCTCAGAAGCTACAAGAGTCCATTAAGAATCTACAAGGGAAAATCAATGAATTGAAG GCTGAGAAGAATGAGCTTCGTGAGGAGAAGCAGCaactaaaaacagaaaaagataaCCTTGAGCAGAAGATTGAGGCCTTTAACTCAAAACCTAGCTTTCTTTCTGCAGTTCCTGCACCAGGACAAGTTGTTGGTAGAAAGTTGGTGCCCTTCATGGGCTACCCAGGAGTTGCCATGTGGCAGTTTTTACCACCTTCTGCTGTTGACACCTCACAGGACCATGTACTCCGGCCACCGGTTGCATAA
- the LOC114188728 gene encoding transcription factor ILR3-like isoform X2 codes for MGIDVAIAEVDDPLGISDGFKENGSKKRLRSPGSKACKEKMRRDRLNDRFLELGSILDPARPLKMEKAVILSDAVRTVSQLREEAQKLQESIKNLQGKINELKAEKNELREEKQQLKTEKDNLEQKIEAFNSKPSFLSAVPAPGQVVGRKLVPFMGYPGVAMWQFLPPSAVDTSQDHVLRPPVA; via the exons ATGGGTATTGATGTCGCAAT TGCGGAGGTAGATGACCCATTGGGAATTTCGGATGGTTTCAAGGAAAACGGGTCAAAGAAACG TTTGAGGTCACCAGGTTCCAAAGCATGTAAAGAGAAAATGAGAAGGGATAGACTCAATGACAG GTTTTTGGAACTGGGGTCTATCCTGGACCCTGCAAGGCCTCTCAAAATGGAAAAGGCTGTTATATTAAGTGATGCAGTTCGAACGGTGTCTCAGTTACGAGAGGAAGCTCAGAAGCTACAAGAGTCCATTAAGAATCTACAAGGGAAAATCAATGAATTGAAG GCTGAGAAGAATGAGCTTCGTGAGGAGAAGCAGCaactaaaaacagaaaaagataaCCTTGAGCAGAAGATTGAGGCCTTTAACTCAAAACCTAGCTTTCTTTCTGCAGTTCCTGCACCAGGACAAGTTGTTGGTAGAAAGTTGGTGCCCTTCATGGGCTACCCAGGAGTTGCCATGTGGCAGTTTTTACCACCTTCTGCTGTTGACACCTCACAGGACCATGTACTCCGGCCACCGGTTGCATAA
- the LOC114188729 gene encoding thioredoxin-like protein CXXS1: MEASEQNKPRVVVIDSLQSWDFYVTQATTQNCPVVVHFTASWCIPSVAMGPVFEEVASSYPELLFLTVDVDEVKEVATKMDVKAMPTFLLLKNGDVVDKLVGANPEEIKKRIDGFAQSNGASLA, encoded by the exons ATGGAAGCCTCAGAGCAGAACAAACCAAGGGTGGTGGTGATTGATTCTTTGCAGTCATGGGATTTCTATGTCACCCAGGCCACTACTCAGAATTGTCCT GTTGTTGTTCACTTCACTGCTTCATGGTGCATACCCTCGGTGGCTATGGGTCCTGTTTTTGAAGAAGTGGCTTCAAGCTATCCGGAGCTTCTGTTTCTCACAGTTGATGTTGATGAAGTTAAG GAAGTGGCCACCAAAATGGATGTAAAGGCAATGCCAACATTTTTGCTGCTGAAGAACGGTGATGTTGTGGACAAGTTGGTTGGTGCGAATCCAGAAGAGATAAAGAAAAGGATAGACGGGTTTGCTCAGTCCAATGGTGCCTCACTGGCATAG